The following are encoded together in the Culex pipiens pallens isolate TS chromosome 1, TS_CPP_V2, whole genome shotgun sequence genome:
- the LOC120412864 gene encoding uncharacterized protein LOC120412864: MTFTRPSIPTCAAHLVLAGITGWSLKQLPATSNSATSGVPFMFMLLIFLLVHSLLGIFRHSHPDPHTNLRKLYDLSALLTMLCPLPLLNTQLYLKCQPLFASSVLPLVYGYLLVSVLVPFTAGFVYSSINQRHKSGYVTTAMNLLNLAVLTWLSCSFDNLWGLGLAVSYGMKLFALPRLAERYSVVDLYIYGLGFFEIFAINVVIDAELYREEMGIR, from the coding sequence ATGACGTTCACCCGGCCATCAATTCCAACGTGCGCGGCACACCTGGTGCTAGCCGGAATAACCGGCTGGTCGCTAAAGCAGCTTCCCGCGACCTCCAACTCAGCCACCAGCGGCGTCCCATTTATGTTTATGCTGCTGATCTTTCTGCTGGTGCACAGCCTGCTCGGAATCTTCCGCCACAGTCATCCGGATCCGCACACCAACCTGCGCAAGCTGTACGACCTGTCGGCCCTGCTAACGATGCTGTGTCCGTTGCCGCTGCTGAACACGCAACTCTACCTCAAATGCCAACCACTGTTCGCGTCTTCGGTTCTTCCTCTGGTCTACGGCTATCTGTTGGTAAGTGTGCTTGTACCTTTCACGGCCGGATTCGTCTACTCGTCGATAAACCAACGGCACAAAAGTGGCTACGTGACCACGGCGATGAACCTGCTGAATCTGGCCGTTCTCACGTGGTTATCGTGCAGCTTCGACAACCTGTGGGGCCTCGGGCTGGCCGTTTCGTACGGAATGAAACTGTTTGCCCTGCCGCGGTTGGCCGAGCGGTACAGCGTCGTTGATCTGTACATTTACGGGTTGGGATTTTTCGAAATCTTCGCCATTAACGTTGTGATCGATGCGGAACTGTACCGGGAGGAAATGGGCATCCGGTAA